From Topomyia yanbarensis strain Yona2022 chromosome 1, ASM3024719v1, whole genome shotgun sequence, one genomic window encodes:
- the LOC131677548 gene encoding radial spoke head protein 9 homolog, producing MNLENLQDHLSYLSYAFRTLTTEEQMKLVHSLTVLQRMQRLDAVYFLGRLEGCEADYMLAFGCPDKDIFHDRKLFYSLDLTDWYQLLEPKNWSSNWDQVQCSFRGDPAFRVEEDLGPSYTLDEDLVPVVEERIRPKMKEQNRLWFVISRILEEAAIVPRGVLYHCTEGRSVVNPFFRGISVNDSLKLHNYHHFRKPIGEPQENLLKRDDCSYFLDVFDPVDDLIPAEQSFAVTRDLQRDVFVMKSLHWPGMLNFHRSNSNVYGFFYFGDGRKNWDLLFKI from the coding sequence ATGAACCTCGAGAACCTCCAGGACCATCTATCGTACCTGTCCTATGCCTTCCGAACACTGACCACCGAGGAACAAATGAAGCTGGTGCATTCGCTCACAGTGCTGCAACGAATGCAACGTCTCGATGCGGTTTATTTCCTGGGAAGATTGGAAGGCTGCGAAGCGGACTACATGCTGGCATTCGGTTGTCCCGATAAAGATATTTTCCACGACAGAAAACTGTTCTACAGCCTGGATCTAACCGATTGGTACCAGCTGTTAGAACCGAAGAATTGGAGCTCGAACTGGGATCAAGTGCAATGCTCATTCCGAGGTGATCCCGCTTTTAGAGTAGAGGAAGATCTTGGACCAAGCTACACTCTAGATGAGGACCTGGTTCCGGTCGTGGAGGAGCGGATAAGACCTAAAATGAAGGAACAGAATCGGCTTTGGTTTGTCATCAGCAGAATATTGGAGGAGGCAGCCATCGTTCCGAGAGGGGTCTTGTACCACTGCACCGAAGGACGTTCCGTCGTCAATCCGTTCTTCCGTGGTATTAGCGTAAACGACAGTCTGAAACTTCACAATTATCACCACTTTCGGAAGCCAATCGGCGAGCCACAGGAAAATCTTCTGAAGCGTGATGATTGTAGCTATTTTCTGGATGTTTTCGATCCGGTCGATGACTTGATTCCTGCAGAGCAGAGTTTTGCAGTTACACGAGATTTACAACGGGATGTTTTTGTTATGAAGAGCTTGCATTGGCCCGGTATGTTAAATTTTCACCGGTCCAATTCGAATGTGTATGGATTTTTCTACTTTGGAGATGGGCGGAAAAATTGGGACTTGCTATTTAAAATTTGA